One stretch of Pseudomonas sp. NC02 DNA includes these proteins:
- a CDS encoding VacJ family lipoprotein: protein MRSLTYPQHLARQAVLLLTVSYLTGCASPANVTSTTRCAQVSYPVYDPAEPVNRGVFAFNRAVDDYALAPVARGYRYMPEFFQQGVHNFASNFSEPKVFINDLLQGNPRRSINTLGRFAVNTTVGIVGLIDVSDPLGIPRHTADFGQTFGVWGIGNGPIVELPLLGTGNSRDAAGKVLNFLVAPLGDSDTVQTLGTISLVGGTVDTRASLLPLTDSLQKLPDYYSALRNVVAEHRAAFVLEGKQGATSPQADNCAQGAGDDF from the coding sequence ATGCGCTCGCTGACGTATCCCCAGCACCTGGCTCGCCAGGCGGTGTTGTTGCTGACTGTGTCTTACCTCACAGGCTGCGCGAGCCCGGCCAACGTAACGAGTACCACACGCTGCGCACAGGTTTCCTACCCGGTGTATGACCCCGCCGAACCAGTCAACCGGGGCGTGTTCGCCTTCAACCGCGCGGTGGATGACTACGCCCTGGCGCCTGTAGCCCGAGGCTACCGATACATGCCGGAGTTTTTCCAGCAGGGTGTGCATAACTTCGCCAGCAACTTCAGCGAGCCCAAGGTCTTCATCAACGACCTGCTGCAAGGCAACCCACGGCGTTCGATCAACACCCTGGGACGTTTTGCGGTGAACACCACCGTGGGGATCGTCGGCTTGATTGATGTCTCGGACCCGCTGGGCATCCCTCGCCACACCGCCGATTTCGGCCAGACCTTTGGCGTGTGGGGGATTGGCAACGGGCCGATTGTCGAACTGCCGTTGCTGGGCACCGGCAACAGCCGCGATGCGGCGGGCAAGGTCCTGAACTTCCTGGTGGCGCCGCTGGGCGACAGCGATACCGTGCAAACCCTGGGCACCATCAGCCTGGTGGGTGGCACAGTGGACACGCGCGCCTCGTTGCTGCCGCTGACCGACAGCCTGCAAAAGCTGCCGGACTACTACAGTGCCTTGCGTAACGTGGTGGCCGAACACCGCGCGGCCTTTGTGCTGGAGGGCAAGCAGGGGGCGACGTCGCCTCAGGCCGATAATTGTGCACAGGGAGCCGGCGATGATTTCTGA
- a CDS encoding response regulator, whose product MSHLLIVDDDLEVLALLKKFFLQHGYTVETAANGAELWAAMERTPADLIILDLMLPGDNGLLLCQRLRQQYATPVIMLTAMGELSDRVVGLEMGADDYLSKPFDARELLARVRAVLRRAGENRPTLGDVSRPLIRFAGWQLDLTRRELRSPDQVMIPLSSGEFDLLLVFVEHPQRVLTREQLLNLARGHSHDAFDRSIDVQVSRLRRKLEFDTKRPAMIRTVRNGGYQFTVAVTRS is encoded by the coding sequence GTGAGCCATCTTTTAATCGTGGACGATGACCTCGAGGTCCTCGCCCTGCTGAAGAAATTCTTCCTGCAACATGGCTACACGGTCGAGACCGCCGCCAATGGCGCCGAGCTGTGGGCGGCCATGGAGCGTACACCTGCCGACCTGATCATCCTCGATCTGATGCTGCCGGGGGATAACGGCCTGTTGCTGTGCCAGCGCCTGCGCCAGCAATACGCAACACCGGTGATCATGCTGACCGCCATGGGCGAACTGAGTGATCGCGTGGTGGGCCTGGAAATGGGCGCCGATGATTACCTGAGCAAACCTTTCGATGCCCGTGAATTACTTGCCCGGGTGCGCGCCGTACTGCGTCGGGCGGGTGAAAACCGGCCGACGTTGGGCGACGTGTCGCGCCCGCTGATTCGTTTCGCCGGCTGGCAACTGGACCTGACGCGCCGTGAGTTGCGCTCGCCGGACCAGGTGATGATCCCGTTGTCGTCCGGGGAGTTCGACCTGCTGCTGGTGTTCGTCGAACACCCGCAGCGCGTGCTCACCCGCGAGCAATTGCTGAACCTGGCGCGGGGCCATAGCCACGACGCGTTCGACCGCAGCATCGACGTGCAGGTCAGCCGCCTGCGACGCAAGCTGGAGTTCGACACCAAGCGCCCGGCGATGATTCGTACGGTGCGCAACGGTGGTTACCAGTTCACCGTCGCGGTGACCCGCTCATGA
- a CDS encoding ATP-binding protein: MSRFKPRDTVARWIALTILIAMLTALAFNALFVQLAGVWARPPLGETGLLEKVAVIVRMIEAAEPSQRAQLTRAVADDSFNVSWSATRTGIDVPVLEDPGFHSDQVFKQLLKGPERRMEAYEPSDWPGPGGRYALVVQLVDESWLMFSAPSRSWGLAEGPRSLIVLMLVLISTALVTLIATRRLARPLQYFAQGVRRFGADFRAPPIEPVGPQEIRQAILAFNGMQAQLQHFIQDRTQMLAAISHDLRAPLTRLRLRGEFIEDADQQHRLFRDVDEMQAMINTALEFFRDDARLEQATQLDLAELLQTLIDDYRDQSIDITFNGPPRLVYFGRPLGLKRVMTNLMDNAIHYGRAPEIELQQSPGVVTIRVLDRGPGIPQEQHEQVFLPFFRLEGSRNKSTGGVGLGLSTARAIVLEHGGTLTLENRPCGGLAAVVVLPV; encoded by the coding sequence ATGAGCCGCTTCAAACCTCGGGACACCGTGGCCCGCTGGATTGCCCTGACCATCCTGATTGCGATGCTCACTGCGCTGGCCTTCAATGCGCTGTTTGTGCAACTGGCTGGCGTTTGGGCCAGGCCGCCGTTGGGTGAAACCGGCCTGTTGGAGAAGGTCGCGGTGATCGTGCGGATGATCGAAGCGGCGGAGCCGTCCCAGCGCGCGCAACTGACTCGGGCAGTGGCCGATGACAGCTTCAATGTGAGTTGGTCGGCCACCCGCACAGGCATTGATGTGCCGGTTCTGGAAGACCCGGGGTTTCACTCCGACCAGGTGTTCAAACAGCTGCTCAAGGGGCCGGAGCGGCGAATGGAAGCCTACGAACCGTCCGACTGGCCTGGCCCCGGCGGGCGCTATGCGCTGGTGGTGCAGCTGGTGGATGAATCCTGGCTGATGTTCAGCGCGCCGTCGCGCAGCTGGGGCCTGGCGGAAGGCCCGCGAAGCCTGATCGTGCTGATGCTGGTACTGATTTCCACCGCGCTGGTCACGCTGATCGCCACCCGGCGCCTGGCCCGGCCGCTGCAGTATTTCGCCCAGGGTGTGCGACGTTTCGGCGCCGACTTTCGTGCGCCGCCTATCGAGCCGGTCGGCCCCCAGGAAATCCGCCAGGCGATTCTCGCGTTCAACGGCATGCAGGCGCAGTTGCAGCACTTCATCCAGGACCGCACCCAGATGCTCGCCGCGATTTCCCATGACCTGCGTGCGCCGCTGACCCGCCTGCGCCTGCGGGGGGAATTCATCGAAGATGCCGACCAGCAGCACCGCCTGTTCCGGGATGTCGACGAGATGCAGGCGATGATCAACACCGCGCTGGAATTCTTTCGCGACGATGCGCGTCTGGAACAGGCTACCCAACTTGACCTCGCTGAGTTGCTGCAAACGCTGATTGACGATTACCGCGACCAGTCCATCGACATCACCTTCAATGGCCCGCCACGGCTGGTGTATTTCGGTCGCCCGCTGGGGCTCAAGCGAGTGATGACCAACCTGATGGACAATGCGATCCACTACGGGCGGGCGCCGGAAATCGAACTGCAACAGAGTCCGGGCGTGGTGACGATACGGGTACTGGACCGTGGCCCGGGCATCCCGCAGGAGCAGCATGAGCAGGTGTTCCTGCCGTTCTTTCGGCTGGAAGGCTCACGCAATAAAAGTACCGGCGGGGTCGGTTTGGGCCTTTCCACGGCACGGGCGATTGTCCTGGAACACGGTG